The DNA sequence GGAAGCCGAAGCGAAAAGTGAGCCTTTCGACATCCTGCTGACCGATATGCAGATGCCGGAAATGGATGGTTATTCCCTGACGCGAAAGCTGAGAGGTGAGAACGCAATACTTCCGATCATCGCCTTGACGGCACATGCCATGGCAGAAGATCGCCAGAAATGCCTGGATGTGGGTTGTGATGACTACCTGAGTAAGCCAGTGAATCGAAAAATCCTGATTCAGACAGTCGTGCAATGGAAAACGAACTCGTCTGAAAAGTCCAAAGATCCAGTCAGATAGTATGAGCTGACTCACGGGATGAAGCCATTCTCCCCTGAAGCTACCTCGAAAAAACTGCTGAGCATGTCGCACCAGGATAAGTCCGTGTATTATGTTAGAAATTCCCCTGAACATGATCAGGTTGGGGAACGCCGGGACTGTCGCTTCTTGAAAAATACCATTCCCTACAACGGAGGCTGCCTGATGTCCCCTCAACTGAACCCTGGCTGGTTACCTAAATAAAATCGTCCTGATTTCCACCGGGGTTAGTGGTAAGCTGTTATAAGATAAATGTCGAAAACTCACATGGATTAAGCAGTATCAACATTAACGCTCTCACAATCAGCCCGCTTTCGAATCATAATCTGGGAGCCTTATACGGAAAGAGTGTTGTCACGTTGAAATAAAGAAAAGTCACCCAACCATAAGATTTTCTGGACAATGAATTGCTTTTAGTCAATAGCGTTTTCTGACTTCTTCGGCCAGCGCAAGCCCACTAAGATATGCACTCTCAATGCGTGGTCCGACACACCAGTCTCCGCAAGCTCCCACTCCTAAATCTTCATTAAACAGGTACTGTTGTTCCAGCAGTTCGCTGGGCAACGCAAATCGCCAACGATGGACATCAGCGAGTCTATGGGGCCGTGGCACTAAGCCGATGGCTTCCCAAAAGCAGGAAATCAGTTGGGCCATCACAATTTCTTTTACGTCTTCCAAGTGTGTGTTAGACCAGTCAGGATTTCCTTGCAGCAACCAGCAATCCGGCCTCGTCGGGCGTCCCGGCTTACTGCTGTTGCGAGCGATCCAGGAAAGTGGCGAATCATGAACAGTCGCAGCATCCCAGGGGACATCCAACGGCTGATCGAAAGCTAACATGACCGACCAGCAGGGCGCGAACTTAGCGGCGTCAATCTGCTGTGCGAATTCCGGAAAATTCTTCAGCAGGCTGGCTGACTGGGGAGCCGGGGCGTTGAGAATCAAAACATCATAAATGCCGAGATCCCATTCTTCATCACCGAGTAATTGCCAGCCATGTTCGTGTCGGGCGACTGACGTCACTCGAGTCTGCAAAATCAGCTCCAGGTCACGAGCCAGATGCTTCGCAATCGCCGTCATATCTGGTACACCGACAAAGTGCCTCGTCTCTGAATTCGTTGGCTTCCAGACTCCCGTATCGAGCGACCCCATGCGACACTGCCAGGGAGCGACAACTCCGGCCGCAAGCCAGCTTTCGACTTGCTGAGCCATTTCCGTATCCTCGACAGTGAAGTATTGGGCCCCATGATCGAACGCGATATCCGTCTGGTGACGTCGCACGGAAACCCGTCCACCAACTCCACGACTTTTATCAAAGATTCGGACGCTGAATCCGGCAGCACTAAGCTGGCGAGCGCAGCACAGTCCACCAATCCCGGCACCAATTACAGCAACATTTTGTTTGCGAGTTGCCACTTTCATCATTAAGCTTCCTGGATATTGCGAAAGGTAGCGATTGTGCTTTT is a window from the Gimesia benthica genome containing:
- a CDS encoding NAD(P)/FAD-dependent oxidoreductase — its product is MMKVATRKQNVAVIGAGIGGLCCARQLSAAGFSVRIFDKSRGVGGRVSVRRHQTDIAFDHGAQYFTVEDTEMAQQVESWLAAGVVAPWQCRMGSLDTGVWKPTNSETRHFVGVPDMTAIAKHLARDLELILQTRVTSVARHEHGWQLLGDEEWDLGIYDVLILNAPAPQSASLLKNFPEFAQQIDAAKFAPCWSVMLAFDQPLDVPWDAATVHDSPLSWIARNSSKPGRPTRPDCWLLQGNPDWSNTHLEDVKEIVMAQLISCFWEAIGLVPRPHRLADVHRWRFALPSELLEQQYLFNEDLGVGACGDWCVGPRIESAYLSGLALAEEVRKRY